From one Mycobacterium lentiflavum genomic stretch:
- a CDS encoding ArsR family transcriptional regulator, giving the protein MIELSEDALRRVQVHAALSDPGRLVIVDRLMLADSSPSELQAVLEMSSSLIAHHLGVLEGAGIVRRVRSEGDRRRSYLQLIPESLNLLLPSTSRRAKRVVFVCTQNSARSQLAVAVWNRRSSLPATSAGTRPAKKIHPLAVAAARRHKLSMQPQAPRHLDEVVKSSDVIIAVCDSAHEELPADSRRLHWSIPDPVRTGRTGDFDRVVDELTVRIDHVAPTLRPR; this is encoded by the coding sequence ATGATTGAGCTATCGGAAGATGCGCTTCGCCGAGTTCAGGTCCACGCCGCGTTGTCGGACCCGGGTCGGCTAGTGATCGTCGATCGATTGATGCTTGCGGACTCGTCACCGTCCGAGCTGCAAGCCGTGCTGGAGATGTCATCTAGCCTGATCGCTCACCATCTTGGAGTTCTTGAGGGGGCGGGCATCGTGCGCCGTGTCCGCTCGGAGGGGGATCGACGTCGCAGCTATCTGCAGCTCATTCCTGAGTCGCTGAATTTGTTGCTGCCCTCAACGTCCCGGCGTGCCAAGCGGGTGGTGTTTGTTTGTACCCAGAACTCGGCGCGCAGTCAATTGGCCGTTGCTGTATGGAATCGCCGTAGTTCACTACCCGCAACATCGGCCGGGACCCGTCCCGCCAAGAAAATACACCCGTTGGCAGTTGCCGCGGCAAGGCGTCACAAGCTGTCGATGCAGCCCCAGGCCCCGCGCCATCTCGACGAGGTTGTCAAGTCGAGTGACGTGATCATCGCTGTCTGCGACAGCGCGCATGAGGAGCTACCCGCGGACAGCAGGCGCTTGCATTGGTCGATTCCCGACCCGGTGCGTACCGGCCGGACGGGCGACTTCGACCGGGTCGTCGATGAATTGACCGTTCGCATCGATCACGTGGCCCCGACCTTGAGGCCGCGCTAA